CGGATTTGCCCAACCCGGATTTCATTGGATAATGCCGGGGATATCCAAGATGTATCTTGTCAACACTACCGAGCAGATGATGAACGCGGAGCCTCAGGAGATAATAACGTTCGATAACCTGAACGCGAGAGTCGATGCTCAGGTGTATTTCAAGGTAAAACAGGACGAGGAAAATGTAAAAAAGTCCCAGTATAATGTAAATAATTACGAATACCAGATAGTTAATCTGGCCAGGACGACCTTAAGGAATATAATAGGCACCCTGACCCTGAAATCCGCGAATAGCGAGAGGGACAGGATAAATAAAGAATTATTGAGAACGCTCACGGCCGAGACCGCCAGCTGGGGGATAGATATAGTAAGGACCGAACTCAAAGAGATAGATCCGCCGAAGGATGTACAGGAGACGATGAATAAAGTGGTAAAGGCGGAGAATGAGAAGATAGCGGCCGTGGATTTCGCGACTGCGGCTGAGACATTCGCCGACGGCACAAAGAGAGCGGAGATCAAGAAAGCCGAGGGCATAAGGCAGGCGAGGATACTGGACGCTGAAGGCGAGGCCAAGGCCATAGCGTTGGTCAACGAGGCGGCCGAGAAATATTTCATCGGGAACGCGCAGCTATTAAGGAAGCTGGAGGCGATGGAGAAGGCGCTCCAGAATAACACGAAGATCATAGTCCCGTCCGGCTCCGACCTGGTGAACGTCGTCAGCGAGCTCGCGGGCGTACTACCTGTAAAGAAGCCCGCAAAAGAATAGAATCGAGTGAGTTATGCGATGTCCCTATTGCGGTAACAGGAACGACGGAGTGATCGATTCGCGCGTGGCCAGGAACGGCTCAAGCGTGCGGCGCCGGCGCGAGTGCCTGAAATGTAAGAAACGTTTCACGACATATGAGTATGTGGAGCGCGTGCCGCTCATGGTCATAAAGAAGGATGGCCGGCGCGAAGGTTTCGAGCGCGAGAAGCTGATAAAGGGCATACTCGTGGCCTGCGAAAAGCGCCCCGTGAGCATGAAGCGCATCGAGAAGCTCGTGGATGATATAGAGAAATATATCGAACGCAAGCACGACCGCGAGGTCGCGTCGCGCGAAATAGGCGAGCTGGTCATGCAGAAGCTGCACGAGCTCGATGAGATAGCATACGTCAGGTTCGCTTCGGTCTACAGGCAGTTCAGGGATGTGGGCCAATTCATGAAAGAGCTTAAACGATTTTTGAAATAGGGCCGATGTCGGAGACATCGGCACTTAGCCTGCAATTCGGCTGAATAAACTTGGAGGGGGCTTCCTTGAAAGAGGCGCTCTACTATGAAAAGCTCGGGTCTGGTAAAGTCCACTGCCACCTTTGCCCTACAGAATGCGTAATAGCGCCCGATAAACGGGGCGCTTGCGGCGTGCGAGTAAATAGGGACGGTACCCTCTATTCCGAGATATACGGCAGAATAACCTCCGCCTCGCTCGATCCCATAGAGAAGAAACCCCTCTACCATTACCATCCCGGAGAATATATATTTTCAATCGGCACAAAAGGTTGTAATTTTCACTGCGACTTTTGCCAAAACTGGCAGATATCCCAGGATCCCGACGCGCGCACAGATGGCATTACTTCGGAAGAAGCGGTAACCAGGGCAAAGGAGAGCAGCTCGTTCGGAATAGCTTATACATACA
This window of the Candidatus Omnitrophota bacterium genome carries:
- a CDS encoding SPFH/Band 7/PHB domain protein, with the translated sequence MRGIIFLVGVAFAVIFLMGIRIVRPTRRGLIEVLGKYAGFAQPGFHWIMPGISKMYLVNTTEQMMNAEPQEIITFDNLNARVDAQVYFKVKQDEENVKKSQYNVNNYEYQIVNLARTTLRNIIGTLTLKSANSERDRINKELLRTLTAETASWGIDIVRTELKEIDPPKDVQETMNKVVKAENEKIAAVDFATAAETFADGTKRAEIKKAEGIRQARILDAEGEAKAIALVNEAAEKYFIGNAQLLRKLEAMEKALQNNTKIIVPSGSDLVNVVSELAGVLPVKKPAKE
- the nrdR gene encoding transcriptional regulator NrdR codes for the protein MRCPYCGNRNDGVIDSRVARNGSSVRRRRECLKCKKRFTTYEYVERVPLMVIKKDGRREGFEREKLIKGILVACEKRPVSMKRIEKLVDDIEKYIERKHDREVASREIGELVMQKLHELDEIAYVRFASVYRQFRDVGQFMKELKRFLK